A stretch of Nitrospira sp. DNA encodes these proteins:
- a CDS encoding outer membrane protein transport protein, whose translation MVNIRFRQVAAGSICAGVFLIVSLLYGAFFPSDLLAQVPRIQGQGTAASGQGNAFAAQADDPSALHYNPAGMTQLHGLQVMAGGLLSGGTTSFTSTSGVNSTGDRNGAWAMPPPGHLFIVGNLGDLGLSALSGFSVGVGMTAPLGSLSHYPDNGPLRFKSTFTAMPLIDIKPTLAYQALPDLSLGLGMDIYTFSGLLGEGHFEKQFISTGAVSAFGSSGSKAELYGKGTAVGYNVSLLYTALRNAEGKPIANIGLVYRSQVGLPLNGGILANGVKTSDASTTFVLPQIFSGAVAIWPTRTAEREWKLELDVDYVGWKSVRDLDIHLPSGTTIPQSQNWRSTYTMMVGTEYRWLKVEALPEWELALRAGYTNSPTQVPDSSFDPALPSADVHILSVGFGALCKEGGTIFGIRCGDIGFGPVKPKAIALDLSYQASLYEQRTVTCGCALSVVNGRYQTTYHTGGVSIRMNF comes from the coding sequence GTGGTCAATATTCGGTTCCGTCAGGTGGCGGCAGGGTCGATTTGTGCCGGTGTGTTTCTGATCGTCAGTTTGCTGTACGGGGCATTCTTTCCCTCTGATCTTCTGGCACAGGTTCCTCGTATTCAAGGGCAGGGGACCGCCGCATCCGGGCAAGGCAACGCCTTTGCCGCCCAGGCGGACGATCCGTCGGCGCTGCACTACAACCCCGCCGGGATGACGCAACTACATGGTCTGCAAGTGATGGCCGGTGGATTATTGTCAGGCGGGACGACCAGTTTCACCAGCACGTCCGGTGTGAATTCCACAGGCGACCGCAATGGGGCCTGGGCAATGCCGCCGCCAGGCCATCTGTTCATTGTCGGAAATCTTGGCGACCTTGGGCTGAGCGCTCTGAGCGGATTCAGTGTGGGCGTCGGAATGACGGCGCCGCTCGGCTCTCTGAGCCACTATCCGGATAATGGCCCGCTTCGCTTCAAGAGCACCTTCACGGCCATGCCGTTGATCGACATCAAGCCCACCCTGGCGTATCAGGCGCTGCCGGATCTTTCGCTGGGGCTGGGAATGGATATTTATACCTTCTCCGGTTTGTTGGGGGAAGGGCATTTCGAGAAGCAGTTTATTTCAACCGGGGCAGTATCTGCGTTTGGTTCTTCCGGATCGAAAGCGGAGCTCTATGGCAAGGGAACCGCTGTCGGATACAACGTCAGCCTGCTCTATACGGCCTTGCGGAATGCCGAGGGAAAACCGATTGCCAATATCGGGCTGGTGTATCGGAGCCAGGTCGGCTTGCCGCTGAATGGAGGCATATTGGCCAATGGGGTCAAGACCTCGGATGCCTCGACGACCTTTGTGCTCCCGCAAATCTTCTCCGGTGCCGTCGCGATTTGGCCGACCAGAACGGCAGAGCGCGAATGGAAGCTGGAATTGGATGTGGATTATGTCGGGTGGAAGTCGGTTCGGGATCTGGACATCCATCTTCCCAGCGGAACGACAATCCCTCAATCGCAGAATTGGCGCAGCACCTATACAATGATGGTTGGGACAGAGTACCGGTGGCTCAAAGTGGAGGCGCTGCCGGAGTGGGAGTTGGCGCTGCGGGCGGGCTATACCAATTCCCCCACGCAGGTGCCGGATTCTTCCTTCGATCCAGCGTTGCCCTCAGCTGATGTGCATATCCTCTCGGTTGGGTTTGGAGCGTTGTGCAAAGAAGGGGGGACGATCTTTGGCATTCGCTGTGGTGACATTGGCTTTGGGCCGGTGAAGCCCAAAGCGATCGCGCTGGATCTCTCTTACCAGGCCTCGCTCTACGAGCAGCGAACGGTGACGTGCGGCTGTGCCTTGTCTGTGGTCAACGGGCGCTATCAGACGACGTATCACACGGGCGGGGTATCTATCCGAATGAATTTCTAA
- a CDS encoding ATP-binding protein, translated as MCDIPSGIRATVTMDVLPPDHTILERPFMAYRPFGVDERGERIQDFGGMIIRDNVEYLEECVRKSRGAAAAETVADELCGLLNGRIRDSAYHVTPAFLKTVWNSYSYEFSSYLREFCRQLSGCPTFHYDVGKEKHISPLIQTLGRPFRLSQIHRMYPYFAQKFARGLECTVVEVTDRSAVLRLQFSDKVVEQFGPYRRACAAQTCESSKGRIAMVPVRLHGLPPSTVIDRACIVRGDAYCEWDVRWKPEQSQPVWPYWGATAGLAAFTYLSVVHPEISAVEALAVALVPTLVAGMITSRRIQSETRKREALIQEQVAFVEARHEELREAYLEQEQTRVELRRKVNQLTALHRSGLLFSSTLDREALLQQVLETLIRDLNYDRAMISFYDPVRQVIGNARALGVSPEIQAFVRAREISLTDSESPEGMVVLQGKSLLIGDVREVWDRLHPINQQLIEMINTKALIAVPLKAKDRILGTLMVDRMQEHSLTHDDLELMTTLANQVAIALDNAAAYQQIEEWNMRLEVKVRERTAALEQADRLRSQFLSHVSHELKTPLTSIKGFIQNLLDGLTGPLNDKQFRYLSRMLENSDRLIRMIEDLLDRTRIETGRLEVLPAEVDLEACLADAIEQLRPLAQAKRQKIELVYPAATMIAWADRDRLTQVVVNLVQNSIKFTPEDGQIAVRVQSETPRSARIVVRDTGPGVPSEFLDKIFDPFFRVQHGQRSGPKGLGLGLSIVKTLVELQGGAVMARNHPDGGAEVLFTVPLLPTLDPPASSGLSAGRQILVIEGDADIQQLLADRLRANGLYPHLVMDREMAMERLQAEPYAGVLLEVDAALADRVELVREIRLCNQRIPILLLCTADSQAVAARAMGLGAQATLLKPFESGEVQRLIDYWFRPG; from the coding sequence GTGTGCGATATCCCGTCCGGGATCCGGGCGACGGTGACGATGGACGTGTTGCCTCCCGACCATACCATCCTTGAACGGCCTTTCATGGCCTATCGCCCGTTCGGCGTCGATGAACGGGGCGAGCGGATTCAAGACTTCGGCGGCATGATCATTCGCGACAATGTCGAATATCTCGAAGAGTGCGTGCGCAAGAGCCGCGGCGCGGCGGCGGCGGAGACGGTCGCCGACGAGCTGTGCGGACTGTTGAACGGGCGCATCCGCGATTCCGCCTACCATGTGACGCCCGCATTCTTGAAGACGGTCTGGAATAGCTATTCGTATGAGTTCAGTTCCTATCTGCGGGAGTTCTGCCGCCAGCTCTCGGGCTGTCCGACGTTTCATTATGATGTGGGAAAAGAGAAACATATCTCGCCCTTGATTCAGACGCTGGGCCGTCCGTTTCGCCTTTCGCAGATCCACCGCATGTATCCCTATTTTGCGCAGAAGTTTGCGCGGGGGCTCGAATGCACGGTGGTCGAGGTGACGGACCGGTCGGCCGTGTTGCGGCTCCAGTTTTCTGACAAAGTGGTCGAGCAATTCGGCCCCTATCGGCGGGCCTGTGCTGCCCAGACCTGCGAATCCTCCAAGGGGCGCATTGCGATGGTGCCGGTGCGCTTGCATGGACTGCCGCCCTCGACGGTGATCGATCGTGCCTGCATCGTGCGGGGCGATGCCTATTGCGAATGGGACGTGCGGTGGAAGCCCGAGCAGTCGCAGCCGGTCTGGCCCTACTGGGGGGCGACGGCCGGTCTGGCGGCGTTTACCTATCTGTCCGTCGTGCATCCGGAGATCAGCGCGGTGGAGGCCTTGGCGGTGGCCCTGGTGCCGACGCTCGTGGCCGGCATGATTACCAGCCGGAGGATTCAATCCGAAACACGGAAGCGGGAGGCCTTGATTCAGGAACAAGTCGCGTTCGTCGAGGCGCGCCATGAGGAATTGCGCGAAGCCTATCTTGAGCAGGAGCAGACACGCGTGGAGCTGCGCCGGAAGGTCAACCAGCTGACGGCGCTCCATCGGTCCGGGTTGCTGTTCAGCTCGACGCTCGACCGGGAGGCCTTGCTGCAGCAGGTATTGGAAACGCTGATTCGCGATTTGAACTACGATCGCGCCATGATTTCGTTTTACGACCCGGTGCGGCAGGTGATCGGCAACGCGCGGGCGCTAGGGGTGTCGCCGGAAATCCAGGCCTTTGTTCGGGCACGAGAAATTTCGCTCACCGATTCGGAGAGCCCGGAGGGAATGGTCGTGTTGCAAGGAAAGTCTCTGTTGATCGGGGATGTGCGAGAGGTGTGGGACCGGCTCCATCCCATCAATCAGCAGCTGATCGAGATGATCAATACCAAAGCGCTCATTGCGGTTCCCCTCAAGGCCAAAGATCGAATACTTGGGACCCTGATGGTAGACCGGATGCAGGAACACAGTTTGACGCACGATGACCTTGAACTGATGACAACGCTGGCGAACCAAGTGGCGATTGCCTTGGACAATGCCGCGGCCTATCAGCAGATCGAGGAGTGGAACATGCGCCTGGAGGTCAAGGTGCGCGAGCGGACGGCGGCGCTGGAACAGGCCGACCGGCTGCGGTCGCAGTTCTTGTCCCATGTCTCGCACGAGTTGAAGACGCCGCTGACGTCGATTAAAGGGTTTATCCAGAATTTGCTGGATGGGCTGACGGGCCCGTTGAACGACAAACAGTTCCGCTATCTCTCCAGGATGCTGGAGAATTCCGATCGTCTGATTCGCATGATTGAAGATTTGCTGGACCGGACACGCATTGAAACCGGCCGGCTGGAGGTGCTGCCGGCCGAGGTGGATTTGGAGGCCTGCCTGGCGGACGCGATCGAGCAACTGCGTCCGCTGGCGCAGGCCAAGCGGCAGAAGATCGAGCTGGTGTATCCGGCCGCTACGATGATTGCCTGGGCGGATCGGGATCGGCTGACTCAGGTGGTCGTGAATCTCGTGCAAAACAGCATCAAATTTACTCCCGAGGATGGCCAGATTGCCGTGCGTGTGCAATCGGAAACGCCACGATCGGCCCGTATTGTGGTGCGGGACACGGGGCCTGGTGTTCCATCTGAGTTTTTAGACAAAATCTTCGACCCCTTTTTCCGCGTCCAGCATGGTCAGCGGAGCGGTCCGAAGGGATTGGGCCTGGGGTTGTCGATTGTGAAGACCCTGGTTGAGTTGCAGGGTGGGGCCGTCATGGCGCGCAATCATCCGGACGGCGGAGCAGAGGTTTTATTTACCGTTCCGTTATTGCCTACGTTGGACCCTCCTGCCTCCTCCGGCCTGTCGGCTGGGCGGCAGATATTGGTGATCGAGGGGGATGCCGACATCCAGCAATTGCTGGCGGATCGGTTGCGGGCGAATGGCCTGTATCCGCATCTGGTCATGGACAGGGAGATGGCGATGGAGAGGCTGCAAGCCGAACCCTATGCCGGGGTGCTGCTTGAAGTGGATGCGGCGCTGGCCGATCGCGTGGAGCTGGTGCGAGAGATCAGGCTGTGCAACCAGCGGATTCCGATTCTGCTGCTCTGTACGGCCGACTCTCAGGCAGTCGCGGCGAGAGCCATGGGGTTAGGAGCGCAAGCCACGTTGCTCAAGCCGTTTGAATCTGGAGAGGTGCAGCGTCTCATAGACTATTGGTTTCGACCCGGGTAG
- a CDS encoding lipoxygenase family protein, protein MGIWGRLCWRIRRGIWNWIARTKFTKNQPLAILPVPRAFEPLVPVPFCRVFPGVVIPSLCVASAIPADEKRPYGQYLKKRLMFGAQRVLYRIFPPMQRGLPMIASDMHAALAQGYRSRHDRAAKAAAKNARVSRELVLHPPVLPSELCGKPDLGLLAVRGPYAAYLQRVTDDVYEWNLQQLKARAVVCHEGLYQPWAQVRFRRDPGARTIRAVEIHTELGVARPGDAAWPLAERIALCAATTHTGLVRHWNWLHLMAGESLALATRNAFRPHHPICRLLWPHLYGTQQSNRFGNAAQLVPRGDFEQTYSVTHEGLCALLESSAREFLLEMGNPRLDAMRRGLADCGIELPTQANLETLFRVMHRHAQRYVGLYYSQDAEVQADEALRAWVEGLHRLLPHAGIGGLWPLSAAGLADMLARMIFLVTAYHESVGAQLWNYQMWTAPHPIRVYRDSRREPLDVYQRMVNTNYLLQVVRAPLMADYSGVALEEPTNPQRTALAKGAFRTFRAELEALQQTMDMEPPGLWKLHPRMLEVNINA, encoded by the coding sequence ATGGGGATCTGGGGACGGCTGTGCTGGAGGATTCGCCGGGGGATCTGGAACTGGATCGCGCGGACGAAATTCACAAAAAATCAGCCGCTCGCGATTCTGCCGGTCCCACGGGCGTTTGAACCGCTGGTGCCGGTGCCCTTTTGCCGGGTGTTTCCCGGCGTGGTGATTCCCTCGTTGTGTGTAGCGAGTGCCATTCCCGCCGATGAAAAGCGCCCGTACGGGCAGTATCTCAAAAAACGGCTGATGTTCGGCGCGCAGCGGGTGCTGTACCGGATCTTCCCGCCCATGCAGCGCGGCCTCCCCATGATCGCCTCCGACATGCATGCGGCGCTGGCTCAGGGCTATCGCTCACGCCATGACCGCGCGGCCAAGGCGGCGGCGAAAAACGCGCGTGTGTCACGGGAGCTGGTGCTGCACCCTCCGGTGCTCCCGTCGGAGCTCTGCGGCAAGCCGGATCTCGGTTTGCTCGCGGTGCGCGGCCCCTATGCCGCCTATCTCCAGCGCGTGACCGACGATGTGTATGAATGGAACCTGCAGCAATTGAAGGCCCGCGCCGTGGTCTGCCATGAAGGGCTCTATCAGCCCTGGGCGCAGGTACGGTTCCGGCGCGATCCTGGCGCCAGGACGATTCGGGCAGTCGAGATTCATACGGAGTTGGGGGTGGCGCGGCCTGGCGATGCGGCCTGGCCGCTGGCGGAGCGGATCGCGCTGTGCGCGGCGACGACGCATACCGGCTTGGTGCGCCATTGGAACTGGCTGCACTTGATGGCCGGCGAATCGCTGGCGCTGGCGACGCGGAATGCCTTTCGTCCGCATCACCCCATCTGCCGCCTGCTCTGGCCGCATCTCTACGGAACGCAGCAGAGCAACCGGTTTGGGAACGCGGCCCAACTGGTCCCGCGCGGAGATTTCGAGCAGACCTACAGTGTCACCCACGAAGGGCTGTGCGCGCTGCTGGAGTCGTCCGCCAGGGAGTTTCTCCTGGAGATGGGCAATCCGCGGCTGGATGCCATGCGGCGCGGGCTGGCCGATTGCGGCATTGAGTTGCCGACGCAGGCCAATCTCGAAACGCTCTTTCGCGTCATGCATCGTCATGCGCAGCGGTATGTCGGGCTGTATTACAGCCAGGATGCCGAGGTGCAGGCGGATGAGGCCTTGCGCGCCTGGGTGGAGGGGCTGCACCGGTTGCTGCCGCATGCGGGTATCGGCGGGTTGTGGCCGCTGTCGGCGGCCGGGCTGGCGGATATGCTGGCCCGGATGATCTTTCTGGTTACGGCCTATCACGAGTCGGTCGGCGCGCAGCTCTGGAACTACCAGATGTGGACGGCGCCGCATCCGATCCGCGTCTATCGGGATTCCCGCCGGGAGCCGCTGGATGTCTATCAAAGGATGGTCAATACGAACTATCTGTTGCAAGTGGTGCGGGCTCCCTTGATGGCCGACTATTCGGGCGTGGCGTTGGAGGAGCCCACGAATCCCCAGCGGACAGCACTGGCGAAGGGGGCCTTTCGAACCTTTCGCGCAGAATTGGAGGCGCTCCAGCAGACGATGGATATGGAGCCGCCCGGCCTCTGGAAGCTGCACCCCAGGATGCTTGAAGTGAATATCAATGCGTGA
- a CDS encoding peroxidase family protein, producing the protein MTRSQRLMDGLAWLFRLINRILPWYKLPFINSRIHLLAALSPQVVNLPMLRHDLRRWNLHDTRTLPAVSEPPVCPFHESDLAARREDGTHNDLADPAMGSAGTRFGRNLPLDKGWPDQLHLMTPNPREVSLRLMTRRQFTPAASLNLLAAAWIQFQVHDWVRHELSEEEFHEVPLRPDDVWPNDADRRNPMKIRKTLPDRTRPRHCMAGPPTFLNVETHWWDASQIYGSSKERCDALRLHRDGLMRIEAVGGNQVLPQETDPLLPGVDLTGMNDNYWVGLSLLHTLFAREHNAIAARLKRDYPEWSDEQLFQKARLINAVLIAKIHTVEWTPGILARPSLQIGMNGNWWGGIGERLHNLLEPVGESEEVWGIPGTPTDHHGASYCLTEEFTAVYRLHPLIPDEYRFSSLTDPGLAVYKDFAEVQGNGTRAVLLDPAIGMDNALYSFGLMHPGAITLGNFPRGLQHFKRIKPLQGQAEFLDLAALDILRDRERGVPRYNDFRRMLRLKPVTSFKALNPEWADEMAVLYGGDIELVDTQVGLFAEKPPAGFGFSDTAFRIFILMASRRLKSDRFFTKDYRPEVYTPAGMEWIRANTMTSVLLRHHPRLAPALAGVANPFAPWRNVHVPVRPMP; encoded by the coding sequence ATGACACGCTCGCAGCGGCTGATGGATGGACTGGCCTGGCTCTTTCGCCTGATCAATCGGATCTTGCCCTGGTACAAACTCCCGTTCATCAATAGCCGGATTCATCTGCTGGCGGCCCTGAGCCCTCAGGTGGTCAATCTGCCGATGCTGCGCCACGATCTGCGCCGCTGGAATCTGCATGATACGAGAACGCTGCCGGCGGTGTCTGAACCGCCGGTCTGTCCGTTCCACGAGAGCGATTTGGCGGCTCGCCGGGAAGACGGCACGCACAATGACCTGGCGGATCCGGCGATGGGGAGCGCGGGCACGCGCTTCGGACGGAATCTTCCGCTCGATAAAGGCTGGCCCGACCAGCTTCATCTGATGACGCCGAATCCTCGCGAGGTGAGCCTGCGCCTGATGACGCGCCGGCAGTTTACTCCGGCGGCGAGCCTGAATCTTCTGGCGGCGGCGTGGATTCAATTTCAGGTGCATGACTGGGTCCGGCACGAATTGAGCGAGGAGGAGTTTCACGAGGTGCCTCTCCGGCCGGACGATGTGTGGCCCAACGACGCAGACCGGCGCAATCCGATGAAGATTCGAAAGACGCTTCCGGACCGCACCAGACCCAGGCACTGCATGGCCGGACCGCCGACGTTCTTGAATGTCGAAACCCACTGGTGGGATGCGTCGCAAATTTATGGGAGTTCGAAGGAGCGGTGCGACGCGCTCCGCCTGCACCGGGACGGGCTGATGCGGATCGAGGCGGTGGGCGGGAATCAGGTCCTGCCCCAGGAAACCGACCCTCTGTTGCCGGGTGTGGATTTGACGGGCATGAATGACAATTACTGGGTGGGGTTGAGCCTGCTCCACACCCTGTTTGCGCGGGAGCACAATGCGATCGCGGCCCGCTTGAAGCGGGACTATCCGGAGTGGAGCGATGAGCAGCTGTTTCAAAAGGCCCGGCTCATCAATGCGGTGCTGATCGCCAAGATCCACACCGTGGAATGGACGCCGGGGATTCTGGCGCGGCCCTCGCTGCAAATCGGCATGAACGGCAATTGGTGGGGCGGGATTGGCGAACGGCTGCACAACTTGTTGGAACCGGTCGGGGAGAGCGAAGAGGTGTGGGGCATCCCCGGCACGCCGACGGATCACCATGGCGCGTCCTACTGTCTGACGGAGGAGTTTACCGCGGTGTACCGGTTGCATCCGTTGATTCCTGATGAGTACCGCTTCTCGTCGCTGACGGATCCGGGGCTGGCGGTCTACAAGGATTTTGCCGAGGTGCAGGGCAACGGGACGCGCGCGGTGCTGCTGGATCCCGCGATCGGGATGGACAATGCGCTCTATTCGTTCGGCCTGATGCACCCCGGCGCCATCACGCTGGGCAACTTTCCACGTGGCTTGCAGCACTTCAAACGGATCAAGCCGTTGCAGGGACAGGCGGAGTTTCTGGATTTGGCCGCGCTGGATATCTTGCGCGACCGCGAGCGGGGCGTGCCGCGGTATAACGACTTCCGCCGCATGCTGCGGTTGAAGCCCGTGACGTCTTTCAAGGCGTTGAATCCGGAGTGGGCCGATGAGATGGCGGTGCTCTATGGGGGCGATATCGAGCTGGTGGATACCCAGGTGGGATTGTTTGCGGAGAAGCCGCCGGCGGGGTTCGGGTTCAGCGATACGGCGTTTCGCATTTTTATTTTGATGGCGTCGCGGCGTTTGAAGAGCGACCGGTTTTTCACGAAGGATTACCGGCCCGAGGTCTATACGCCGGCGGGCATGGAGTGGATTCGCGCGAATACGATGACGTCGGTCTTGTTGCGGCACCATCCGCGCCTGGCTCCTGCGCTGGCCGGGGTGGCCAATCCGTTTGCGCCCTGGCGCAATGTGCATGTGCCCGTGCGGCCCATGCCGTAA
- a CDS encoding MTH1187 family thiamine-binding protein, with protein MVLLEFSMSPLGKGESVGKYVSRSLDIIDKSGVEYRLNPMGTVLEGEWDEVFGVVKKCYDRMRKDCGRISCTIKVDYRKGHSGRLVSKVASVEKQLKRRVKQ; from the coding sequence ATGGTCTTATTGGAATTCAGCATGTCTCCGTTGGGGAAAGGTGAGAGCGTAGGGAAGTATGTGTCCCGGTCGCTCGACATCATCGATAAGAGTGGCGTGGAGTATCGGCTCAACCCGATGGGGACGGTGCTGGAAGGCGAATGGGACGAGGTGTTCGGCGTCGTCAAGAAGTGCTACGACCGGATGCGGAAAGACTGTGGCCGCATTTCCTGCACGATCAAAGTCGATTATCGCAAGGGCCACTCCGGACGGCTGGTGAGCAAGGTGGCTTCCGTCGAAAAGCAATTGAAGCGGCGCGTGAAACAGTAG
- a CDS encoding bifunctional precorrin-2 dehydrogenase/sirohydrochlorin ferrochelatase, which translates to MAPNPGFPLVLDVKGWSVVVIGGDEEAAEKSQRLLESGAKVTVISPTLHESLKQLAASAKVIHRGRHFRETDLEQTILVLNMIRGDREFAKMLLAKAREKGFLLWSVDLPEASSVTMPAVVASGHARVAISTSGMAPALSGFMKEDLERILDSEFAAFVEWLGQLREQAKANEPDAEKRRTLLREALDGFRLLGKVQYPKVWQEERARQGAAASAAKTT; encoded by the coding sequence ATGGCCCCGAATCCTGGTTTTCCCTTGGTGCTTGATGTGAAAGGCTGGTCGGTCGTCGTTATTGGCGGCGATGAAGAGGCGGCTGAGAAATCGCAGCGGCTGCTGGAGTCCGGTGCGAAGGTGACGGTGATCAGCCCAACGTTGCATGAATCCCTGAAACAATTGGCGGCCTCGGCGAAGGTCATCCATCGCGGGCGGCATTTCCGTGAAACCGATTTGGAGCAGACGATTCTGGTCCTCAATATGATTCGAGGGGATCGGGAGTTTGCCAAGATGTTGCTGGCGAAGGCCCGCGAGAAAGGGTTTCTTCTCTGGTCGGTGGACTTGCCTGAGGCGTCGAGTGTCACGATGCCCGCTGTGGTGGCCTCCGGGCATGCCCGGGTGGCGATCAGTACGAGCGGCATGGCGCCGGCCTTGTCGGGATTTATGAAAGAAGATTTGGAGCGGATTCTCGATAGTGAGTTTGCCGCTTTTGTCGAATGGCTGGGGCAGCTCCGGGAGCAGGCCAAGGCGAACGAACCGGATGCGGAGAAGCGCCGGACGCTGCTTCGTGAGGCGCTCGATGGGTTCCGGCTGTTGGGCAAAGTGCAATATCCGAAGGTCTGGCAGGAAGAGCGAGCTCGTCAGGGAGCGGCTGCTTCCGCGGCGAAAACGACATAG